The proteins below are encoded in one region of Ereboglobus luteus:
- a CDS encoding InlB B-repeat-containing protein: MKSTLTLLIAFILAISFAPAIRATDVYWDTGVSGSWFTPNGWRTGSPSGAAQNAPTENDAAFVTDGNIAISNGITAVSGSSFIGYGAGASGTLAIAGGGVWTNTTSNNTYVGYEGTGVLKIDQGGVANTNYLQIAAKDTTSSGTVIVDGYLNNRVGMLYVGGVGDGTLIVGQTGTLYLQSSFRVGGYNSATSDPNPNPNFIKGAGNGIARIEGMVSGLSRTIAVGFDGKGRMDVTTTGTIKNNNIYVGDHGGASGTANLGGYWESAGDILRVGASGTGVFNIQPTGTFIGTNSAATTSIAHVAQSTGTLNVEGFMSVSGDIRVSNANAANGTLKISGTLLNNTVGARRTYLAYVAGANATVNMEPGALFVTGSYFLLGRQGSAEMTVAPGAAVHVGTYSQIGDQLDSGTASPTYNQPTGRGTLRLAGLWSGSTHINIGNSANGYVEVLESGTLLAGTYISIAQGTKSSGTAIIRGYMGIGDHFYMGVGTANVHIAQTGTIVTGLNGSNGYVHLGRNAAGSGTMKVDGLFDLRGSFQTGYGGKGTLDISETGAVIVKTYSALGSTNNSLGTANVAGIWANTTHFYLGRNPTVNVTSSGTGILNILPAGIVTVGGNFIAAADANAGKTTAEGVTSTGTASVAGLLNVTGKLILGQLGDAHIHVAPTGSVIVGGDYSQNGQSSLAVTLDGSRDTPCVTVLSAAALDGALRVDGLENMTGYATAASAAKATDLPSAVILRATGGIKGNFASVTTATALTGTNSLPDYIFHGKNILNATEYHIGHLLAWRAPAANAHGTFTIASGKTFTIDTPLANRADAAALATGWDGKSLAKKGPGTLVLAEPGTRTGDTAIESGTLRVATPAVALGNLVNNATLDLGGSASDGYRTVEAATLAGTGAIHLAINPATGTGDRLIIRGNASGVQRIHITIDGSQTGPLDPALLANLITVQGVNGAIFTGNFTYNGNAHSFTQQPNGDISSSNATIPVTFDAQGGTLNGQPASKAVLPSQPYGPLPAPTRAGYIFSGWWTASGGTGTLVSPDTIVANSTAHTLYARWVSSDSQPTTAALTVTFSPQGGSVSPLAKTVHQNTAYGDLPAPTRAGVTFSGWFTAPSGGTQVTAATNVPADSADHILYARWATTPVTPSPEVEIRVRPAPGTPGVYRVVSANLRGNAGGDAEPSKTYDAWWTGAASTYYGESTPYTRNLLPRRAVLRETILALNADIVCCQEVTWAQLEDMLAVMPGYAAFKYPINNTTPSTSTQGNGILYSTEKFELLDKDHFWSNAHPRTPGTYPTIGSHRDASWVKLRDKKTGREFVVWNTHLQHNPAEYGPTGNDEARLHEIRLVLQAAALHHPDTPQLLFGDFNVGYTDISITHIHQAGWYDTFARVNSEANPGNTHHGFSGYDYNTSSNTKIDFIFARGAVVTHSSEIIRDYKTVNGVKRYPSDHYFVSADISFAGETSPPPSNLVAIDETPFAAPSGLAINSGTLFISDSENHNIRAAALSSNATAAVFAGSTGSASGLTDGTGAAARFNTPIGLAFASGTLHVADSANAAIRKVSSGAVASTLATVGVAPSGIATDTEGNTYVADADTHAIYKITPAGAVTTLAGNPGDSGLVDAAGAAARFNAPGALAYDTAGALYIADTGNNAIRKLVLDTGAVTTIYPAAGAAPLTAPAGLALGSGTLYIADTGCDAIRALALATGSLTLVAGNPDTRAITYTSSTIAGANTYVVPATPKLYAADGTGTTARFNSPTALVLASGTLYVADTGNAVVRKINLATGAVTTTGTSARIGSIASQILSGSTAPVGTVAQTITITFNAGGGTVSPSTKTAAKGSAYGADGLWPVPSRDGYAFAGWWTGADGTGAQVSAATIVPSAANSQTLHAKWTEDGSTGGGGSAKTITVMFDPQDGEVSAESKTVTQGAAYGSLPVASRAGHLFAGWFATAAGTGDQVTVTTPVDPAADNHTLYAKWTPFGAAHTGATETVATSGTFYPERGIRQIISDGTTVAYQFHNTSADPALAAAAARSGVWSYADTNFIIAPGAPLTADGAGIFALGESAAGSHPVTFIGKNVNSNIALTGNQDSRQAVAAGNDASIYLYGGALSRTGGGASETIRLNGSATGAPALFHGEDLSIFVRDSRSKAVTIGDGQASFTLKRGEILSENTTFDGIGVPAFLVNSGSVNRAITLEDVAIATTSESCAPALQIHGSLATLAYSGGSITTAGLFSPGILFLTGNANNGRTDINAFIENVTINAAYSAGIDWNFQENYSIVGMPDSQAVMPKPDGAGGTYEIHLANSRVSGALGSIRIAAAGALNTPYAENIRIHLRDTTLDGPVKMTAGLPGGAFPSTTGATLELTGSGATLSGGVHIDGTPAALHPHDAIIMLNGSTISGNIAIMSRGFMDVMFTDSSVNGHYILTGDSELLARHTRSTVAGALNLADNATAGITLVEGSSILGGITLAGNASATITLDEVSSVGGGITLSENARLAISSGGGDTLAGDLTINGNATLEINSADSTASINGRLTLAGAALRLRGKARFACSLSVTNPAATLVIAEATTQSMTLLGDAGVMNSSGITGPVNLVIESISPDAVGQADIHVIYDATGRTTAATFTNLAPILLGPITYTPEIRADGVHLILTTNTPAIPSGNDLPATTNVNGDATTLSVTTTGEPPFAYQWQVSTDSGANWADVSGANSASLALTGLGSADNGKHYRVIITNAAGTIISAPTALAGIIPLEAPTITTQPAAQTVTAGGTATFTVAATGNPAPTYQWQSAPVGTDTWTAIDNATSATLTLSSVTLAQNGMQYRCVVTNSQAFVNSAAASLTVNQAPVFTTQPANQSIIEGANATFSVTVTGNPEPSLQWQSAAAGSNTWTNISGATLSTLSRPAATTAMNGTQYRCVASNGISPDATSDVAVLTVTSQAVADAQALKTQLEAPSVGTITVSGTVDLSLVGGATLAPGNTIVGADSSSTITGNLTIPETASGTVILGVNFIDGALTITGANDVDVSHCAFTNTPVAITGNADNVTFSWNEFTATGGSGSAMTISNAGKDTGVLLHNNLWGDGLKSDMPSVTNAQVYMYNNYFTAPGNTTATVAGEDAQILSVNNVYKGTNNPLTTQSTGKLHTSGNDMISTTGTTAPGDDEVFVPSYSHTISPADAALVASITANAGNTDGKNSVPPAQTNGTASISATVTGAGSGTTASSAHVPALGAFTLTANATGFAPNSWQWYLDNFAIAGATSETYAVTNADKGTHAGTYAVALTATTGEIVTSGAFTVTVGELAAPVITTQPASKTIKVGDSTTFTVAATGDSLTYQWKKNGTDIPGATNANLVVTNAQKSDAGSYTVVVTNPAGSKTSNPATLTVNDASSGGGGGGGGAPSLFLLPAMLLLLAGRSLRQRRTS, translated from the coding sequence ATGAAATCCACCCTAACACTGCTCATTGCCTTCATCCTCGCGATCTCCTTCGCGCCCGCGATCCGCGCCACCGATGTCTATTGGGATACCGGCGTTAGTGGTTCTTGGTTTACGCCTAATGGCTGGCGCACTGGTTCGCCTTCTGGGGCCGCGCAAAATGCTCCCACTGAGAACGACGCCGCCTTCGTTACCGATGGCAACATTGCCATCAGTAACGGCATTACCGCTGTCAGTGGTTCATCCTTCATCGGTTACGGCGCAGGGGCGTCCGGCACGCTCGCCATTGCCGGTGGCGGCGTATGGACGAATACCACCAGTAATAATACCTACGTTGGTTACGAAGGCACGGGCGTGCTTAAAATCGACCAAGGTGGCGTGGCAAACACTAACTACCTGCAAATTGCCGCGAAGGATACCACCTCGTCGGGCACGGTCATTGTTGACGGCTATCTCAACAATCGTGTTGGCATGCTCTATGTTGGTGGTGTCGGTGACGGCACGCTCATTGTCGGGCAAACTGGCACGCTTTATCTCCAGTCGTCGTTTCGTGTGGGCGGTTACAATTCCGCCACTTCCGACCCCAACCCCAATCCTAATTTTATCAAGGGCGCCGGCAATGGCATTGCTCGCATAGAGGGCATGGTCTCCGGACTCAGTCGCACCATCGCCGTCGGTTTTGACGGCAAGGGGCGCATGGATGTAACCACCACCGGCACCATAAAAAATAACAACATCTACGTTGGCGACCACGGTGGCGCCAGCGGCACCGCCAACCTCGGCGGATACTGGGAAAGCGCCGGGGACATCTTGCGTGTCGGTGCCAGCGGCACGGGCGTCTTCAACATCCAGCCCACCGGCACATTCATCGGCACTAATTCCGCGGCGACAACCTCCATCGCCCATGTCGCCCAATCCACAGGCACACTCAACGTCGAAGGTTTCATGTCGGTCTCGGGCGATATCCGCGTCTCCAACGCCAACGCCGCAAATGGAACGCTTAAAATCTCCGGCACCCTTCTCAACAACACCGTTGGCGCGCGGCGCACCTACCTTGCCTATGTCGCCGGTGCAAACGCCACCGTCAACATGGAGCCCGGCGCGCTCTTCGTCACCGGCTCCTATTTTCTTCTTGGACGGCAGGGCTCCGCTGAAATGACTGTCGCCCCCGGCGCCGCCGTCCATGTTGGAACCTACAGCCAGATCGGCGACCAGTTGGACTCCGGCACTGCTTCGCCCACCTACAATCAGCCCACTGGACGCGGCACACTCCGACTTGCCGGCCTTTGGTCGGGATCCACCCACATAAATATCGGCAACAGCGCCAACGGCTATGTTGAGGTGCTCGAAAGCGGCACACTCCTCGCCGGCACTTACATCAGCATCGCCCAAGGCACCAAAAGCAGCGGCACGGCGATCATTCGCGGTTACATGGGTATTGGCGACCATTTCTACATGGGCGTCGGCACAGCCAACGTCCACATCGCGCAAACAGGCACCATCGTCACCGGGCTCAACGGATCCAACGGCTATGTCCACCTCGGGAGAAATGCCGCAGGCAGCGGCACCATGAAAGTCGATGGTCTCTTCGACCTTCGCGGGTCATTCCAGACGGGCTATGGAGGGAAGGGAACGCTCGATATTTCCGAAACCGGAGCAGTCATTGTGAAAACCTATTCCGCGCTCGGCAGCACAAACAACAGTCTCGGCACTGCCAATGTTGCCGGCATCTGGGCAAACACAACGCACTTCTATCTTGGCCGAAACCCCACTGTCAACGTCACCTCCAGCGGAACCGGCATCCTCAATATCCTCCCCGCCGGCATTGTCACAGTGGGGGGAAATTTCATCGCCGCCGCCGATGCGAATGCTGGCAAAACCACCGCCGAGGGCGTCACTTCCACCGGCACCGCCAGCGTTGCGGGGCTCCTTAATGTCACCGGAAAACTTATTCTCGGGCAGCTTGGCGACGCGCACATCCATGTCGCCCCCACCGGCTCCGTCATTGTTGGCGGTGACTACTCGCAAAACGGCCAATCCTCGCTCGCTGTCACGCTGGACGGCTCGCGCGATACTCCCTGTGTCACCGTTTTATCCGCCGCCGCGCTCGACGGCGCGCTCCGTGTCGACGGTCTCGAAAACATGACCGGCTACGCAACGGCGGCCTCCGCTGCCAAGGCCACCGATTTGCCTTCCGCCGTTATCCTGCGCGCCACCGGTGGCATCAAGGGAAACTTCGCCAGCGTCACGACCGCCACCGCGCTCACGGGCACCAACAGCCTGCCTGACTACATTTTCCACGGGAAAAACATCCTCAACGCCACCGAATACCACATCGGCCACCTCCTCGCATGGCGCGCTCCCGCCGCCAACGCCCACGGCACTTTCACCATCGCCTCCGGCAAAACTTTCACAATCGACACGCCGCTTGCCAACCGCGCCGATGCCGCCGCCCTCGCCACGGGCTGGGACGGCAAATCCCTCGCCAAAAAAGGCCCCGGCACCCTAGTCCTCGCCGAGCCCGGCACCCGCACTGGTGACACCGCCATTGAGTCCGGCACGCTGCGAGTCGCCACGCCGGCCGTTGCCCTCGGCAACCTCGTCAACAACGCAACCCTTGACCTCGGTGGCTCCGCCAGCGACGGCTACCGCACCGTCGAGGCGGCCACACTCGCCGGAACCGGCGCCATCCACCTCGCCATCAATCCCGCCACGGGCACGGGTGACCGACTCATCATCCGGGGCAATGCCTCCGGCGTGCAACGCATCCACATCACCATCGACGGCTCGCAAACCGGCCCACTAGACCCCGCGTTGCTCGCAAACCTCATCACGGTTCAAGGCGTCAACGGCGCTATTTTTACCGGCAATTTCACCTACAATGGCAACGCCCATTCCTTCACCCAACAGCCCAATGGCGACATCTCCTCCTCCAACGCCACCATCCCCGTGACTTTCGATGCGCAAGGCGGCACGCTCAACGGCCAGCCAGCCTCCAAGGCCGTCCTTCCGAGCCAACCCTACGGTCCGCTCCCCGCCCCAACGCGCGCCGGATACATTTTCTCCGGTTGGTGGACGGCGTCCGGTGGCACCGGCACACTCGTTTCGCCTGACACCATTGTCGCCAACTCCACTGCGCACACTCTCTACGCGCGCTGGGTGTCTTCCGACTCACAACCCACCACCGCCGCCCTCACCGTCACTTTCAGTCCGCAAGGCGGTTCTGTTTCCCCGCTCGCGAAAACCGTTCACCAAAACACCGCCTACGGCGACCTGCCCGCGCCGACCCGCGCCGGAGTCACCTTCTCCGGCTGGTTCACCGCGCCCAGTGGCGGCACGCAAGTCACCGCCGCCACCAATGTCCCGGCTGACTCCGCGGACCACATTCTTTACGCGCGCTGGGCAACCACGCCCGTCACGCCGTCCCCCGAGGTCGAAATCCGCGTTCGCCCCGCGCCCGGCACTCCCGGCGTTTACCGCGTCGTCAGCGCCAACCTGCGCGGCAACGCCGGAGGCGACGCCGAGCCGAGCAAAACCTATGACGCCTGGTGGACTGGCGCGGCCTCCACCTATTACGGCGAAAGCACTCCCTACACAAGAAACCTTCTCCCCCGCCGTGCCGTTCTCCGCGAAACCATCCTCGCCCTAAACGCCGACATCGTCTGCTGTCAGGAAGTCACGTGGGCTCAGCTTGAGGACATGCTCGCCGTCATGCCCGGCTACGCCGCCTTCAAGTATCCCATAAACAACACCACTCCCAGCACCTCCACCCAGGGCAACGGCATTCTTTACTCCACCGAGAAATTTGAGCTTCTTGACAAGGATCATTTCTGGTCGAACGCGCACCCCAGAACGCCGGGCACTTATCCGACCATCGGATCACATCGTGACGCCAGTTGGGTCAAGCTTCGCGATAAAAAAACCGGACGCGAGTTTGTGGTTTGGAACACCCACCTTCAGCACAACCCCGCCGAATACGGCCCCACCGGAAACGACGAGGCCCGCCTCCACGAAATCCGTCTCGTGCTCCAAGCCGCCGCGCTCCATCACCCCGACACGCCCCAGCTCCTCTTCGGCGACTTTAATGTCGGCTACACCGACATCTCTATCACCCACATCCACCAAGCCGGGTGGTATGACACCTTTGCGCGGGTCAACTCCGAGGCCAACCCGGGCAACACACATCACGGTTTTTCCGGCTACGATTACAACACCTCCAGCAACACAAAAATCGACTTCATCTTTGCCCGGGGCGCTGTCGTCACCCACTCCTCCGAAATTATTCGCGATTACAAAACCGTCAACGGGGTCAAGCGCTATCCCAGCGACCACTACTTCGTTTCCGCTGACATATCCTTTGCGGGAGAAACCTCGCCCCCTCCCTCAAATCTCGTGGCCATCGACGAGACGCCTTTTGCCGCGCCCTCCGGCCTCGCCATCAACAGCGGCACCTTGTTCATCTCTGATTCTGAAAACCATAACATCCGCGCCGCCGCCCTCTCATCCAACGCCACCGCCGCTGTTTTCGCGGGCAGCACCGGTTCCGCCTCCGGCCTGACCGATGGCACTGGCGCCGCCGCCCGATTCAACACCCCGATCGGCCTCGCCTTCGCAAGCGGCACGCTCCACGTCGCCGATTCCGCCAACGCCGCCATTCGCAAAGTCTCCTCCGGCGCTGTCGCATCCACGCTTGCCACGGTTGGCGTAGCTCCCTCCGGCATTGCCACCGACACCGAGGGCAACACCTATGTCGCCGACGCCGACACCCACGCCATCTACAAAATCACCCCCGCCGGCGCCGTGACCACGCTCGCCGGCAATCCGGGTGACTCCGGCCTCGTTGACGCCGCCGGCGCCGCGGCTCGCTTCAACGCACCCGGCGCGCTTGCCTACGACACCGCCGGCGCCCTCTACATCGCCGACACCGGCAACAACGCCATTCGCAAACTGGTCCTCGACACCGGCGCGGTGACCACGATCTATCCCGCCGCCGGCGCCGCGCCCCTCACCGCGCCCGCCGGCCTCGCCCTTGGCTCCGGCACGCTCTACATCGCGGACACGGGATGCGATGCCATTCGCGCGCTCGCCCTTGCCACCGGTTCCCTGACGCTCGTCGCGGGAAATCCCGACACGCGGGCGATCACCTACACATCCTCCACAATCGCCGGCGCGAACACGTATGTCGTTCCCGCCACGCCCAAGCTCTACGCGGCCGATGGCACCGGCACGACTGCCCGCTTCAACTCGCCCACCGCCCTAGTCCTCGCCAGCGGCACCCTCTACGTGGCCGACACGGGCAACGCCGTCGTTCGCAAAATCAACCTCGCCACCGGCGCGGTGACCACCACCGGAACCAGCGCGCGCATCGGCTCCATCGCCAGCCAAATCCTCTCCGGCTCCACCGCCCCCGTTGGCACTGTCGCGCAGACAATCACCATCACATTCAACGCCGGCGGCGGCACCGTGTCACCCTCGACCAAAACCGCGGCAAAAGGCTCCGCTTACGGCGCGGACGGCTTATGGCCCGTGCCTTCGCGCGACGGATACGCCTTTGCCGGATGGTGGACGGGCGCGGACGGCACCGGCGCGCAAGTCTCCGCCGCGACCATCGTCCCATCAGCGGCCAACAGCCAAACACTCCACGCCAAGTGGACCGAAGACGGTTCGACTGGCGGCGGTGGTTCCGCCAAAACCATCACCGTGATGTTTGATCCGCAGGACGGCGAAGTTTCCGCGGAGAGCAAGACTGTCACGCAAGGCGCGGCCTATGGCTCGTTGCCGGTCGCATCGCGTGCCGGGCATCTTTTTGCCGGCTGGTTTGCCACCGCCGCCGGCACTGGCGACCAAGTCACAGTAACCACACCCGTCGACCCCGCGGCCGACAATCACACGCTTTACGCCAAATGGACCCCGTTTGGCGCCGCGCACACCGGTGCCACCGAAACGGTTGCCACCAGTGGCACGTTTTATCCCGAGCGTGGAATCCGCCAGATTATCTCCGACGGCACCACGGTTGCCTATCAATTCCACAACACCAGCGCCGATCCCGCGCTTGCCGCCGCCGCGGCCCGTTCGGGTGTTTGGTCCTACGCCGACACCAATTTCATCATCGCCCCGGGCGCACCCCTCACCGCCGATGGCGCGGGCATCTTCGCCCTTGGCGAATCCGCAGCCGGTTCGCATCCCGTTACCTTTATCGGCAAAAATGTGAATTCCAACATTGCGCTTACCGGCAATCAGGATTCCCGCCAAGCCGTCGCCGCGGGCAATGACGCCAGCATTTATCTCTACGGTGGCGCCCTCTCGCGCACCGGCGGCGGCGCGTCCGAAACCATCCGCCTCAACGGCAGCGCCACGGGAGCCCCCGCATTGTTCCACGGCGAAGACCTTTCCATTTTCGTCCGCGACTCCCGCTCCAAGGCTGTCACGATTGGCGATGGTCAGGCATCCTTCACACTCAAACGCGGCGAAATCCTCTCCGAAAACACCACCTTCGATGGCATCGGCGTGCCTGCGTTTCTTGTTAACAGCGGCTCCGTCAATCGCGCCATCACACTCGAAGACGTTGCCATCGCAACCACGTCCGAAAGCTGTGCGCCCGCCCTGCAAATCCACGGCAGCCTTGCCACTCTCGCTTACTCCGGCGGCTCCATCACCACTGCCGGACTGTTCTCGCCCGGCATTCTTTTCCTCACAGGCAATGCCAATAACGGCCGGACTGACATCAATGCATTCATTGAGAATGTCACCATCAACGCCGCCTACAGCGCGGGCATCGACTGGAATTTTCAGGAAAACTATTCCATCGTCGGAATGCCGGACAGCCAAGCCGTGATGCCAAAACCCGATGGCGCGGGCGGCACCTACGAGATTCACCTCGCCAACTCCCGCGTCTCCGGCGCGCTCGGCTCCATCCGCATCGCCGCCGCCGGCGCCCTCAATACTCCCTACGCTGAAAACATTCGCATTCACCTCCGGGACACCACGCTCGACGGCCCCGTGAAAATGACCGCCGGTCTTCCCGGCGGCGCGTTCCCATCCACCACCGGCGCCACCCTCGAACTCACCGGTTCCGGCGCCACGCTCAGCGGCGGCGTCCACATCGACGGCACTCCCGCCGCGCTCCATCCCCACGACGCCATCATAATGCTCAATGGCTCCACCATAAGTGGCAACATCGCCATCATGAGTCGCGGTTTCATGGATGTTATGTTCACCGACAGCTCCGTCAACGGGCACTACATTCTTACCGGCGATTCCGAGCTCCTCGCCCGCCACACCCGCTCCACGGTCGCCGGCGCGCTCAACCTCGCCGACAACGCCACTGCCGGCATCACCCTCGTCGAGGGCTCCTCAATCCTTGGCGGGATTACCCTTGCTGGCAACGCATCCGCCACCATCACCCTTGATGAAGTCTCCTCCGTCGGCGGAGGCATCACGCTCAGCGAAAACGCCCGGCTCGCGATTTCCAGTGGTGGCGGCGACACTCTTGCGGGCGACCTCACCATCAACGGCAACGCCACGCTGGAAATCAATTCCGCTGATTCCACCGCCAGCATTAATGGCAGGCTCACCCTCGCCGGAGCCGCCCTTCGGCTCCGGGGCAAGGCTAGGTTCGCGTGCTCACTGTCCGTCACCAACCCCGCCGCCACCCTTGTCATTGCCGAAGCCACCACTCAAAGCATGACCCTTCTCGGTGATGCGGGCGTAATGAACAGTTCGGGCATCACGGGGCCGGTAAACCTCGTCATTGAATCCATTTCCCCGGATGCGGTCGGACAGGCGGACATTCACGTTATTTACGACGCCACCGGCCGCACCACGGCGGCAACTTTCACCAACCTAGCGCCCATCCTGCTCGGCCCGATCACCTACACTCCGGAAATTCGCGCTGACGGCGTCCACCTCATTCTCACTACCAACACTCCCGCGATTCCGTCCGGCAATGACCTGCCCGCAACCACCAACGTGAACGGCGACGCCACCACGCTCTCCGTCACCACGACTGGCGAACCTCCCTTCGCCTACCAATGGCAAGTCTCGACCGACTCCGGCGCAAACTGGGCCGATGTCTCCGGTGCGAACTCCGCAAGCCTTGCGCTCACCGGCCTCGGTTCCGCGGACAATGGCAAACACTACCGCGTCATCATCACCAACGCCGCCGGCACGATCATCAGCGCTCCCACCGCACTCGCAGGCATCATCCCGCTTGAGGCGCCAACGATAACCACGCAGCCCGCCGCCCAAACGGTCACCGCTGGTGGCACCGCCACCTTCACCGTCGCCGCCACCGGCAACCCCGCGCCAACCTACCAATGGCAATCCGCGCCCGTCGGCACCGACACATGGACGGCCATTGACAACGCGACTTCCGCCACGCTGACACTTTCCTCCGTCACCCTTGCGCAAAACGGCATGCAATACCGCTGCGTCGTCACAAACTCCCAAGCTTTCGTGAACAGCGCCGCCGCCAGCCTCACTGTTAACCAAGCGCCGGTGTTCACCACGCAGCCGGCAAACCAAAGTATCATTGAGGGCGCAAACGCCACCTTCAGTGTCACCGTTACCGGAAACCCGGAACCGTCCCTCCAATGGCAATCCGCGGCCGCAGGAAGCAACACTTGGACGAACATCTCCGGTGCGACCTTATCAACACTCTCCCGCCCCGCGGCCACCACCGCAATGAACGGCACGCAATATCGCTGCGTCGCATCCAATGGCATTAGTCCGGACGCCACCAGCGATGTTGCCGTCCTCACCGTCACCAGCCAGGCGGTCGCCGATGCGCAAGCCCTCAAAACTCAACTCGAAGCGCCTAGCGTGGGAACCATCACGGTGAGCGGCACGGTTGACCTCTCCTTGGTCGGCGGCGCAACCCTCGCGCCGGGCAACACCATTGTCGGCGCGGACTCCTCCTCCACCATCACCGGCAATCTCACCATTCCCGAGACGGCGAGCGGCACCGTCATCCTCGGTGTCAACTTCATCGATGGCGCGCTCACCATCACCGGCGCGAACGACGTGGACGTTTCCCATTGCGCGTTCACCAACACGCCTGTCGCCATTACCGGCAACGCCGACAACGTCACCTTCTCGTGGAATGAATTCACCGCAACGGGCGGCAGCGGCTCGGCGATGACCATCTCCAACGCAGGCAAGGACACCGGCGTCCTCCTGCACAACAACCTGTGGGGCGACGGACTGAAGTCCGACATGCCGAGCGTGACCAACGCGCAGGTTTACATGTATAACAATTACTTCACTGCCCCGGGCAACACCACCGCGACCGTCGCGGGCGAAGACGCGCAAATCCTCTCGGTCAACAACGTCTACAAGGGCACCAACAATCCGCTCACCACGCAATCCACCGGCAAGCTGCATACGTCGGGCAATGACATGATCTCGACCACGGGCACGACAGCGCCAGGCGACGACGAGGTGTTTGTCCCCTCGTATTCGCACACCATCAGCCCCGCCGACGCCGCATTGGTCGCCTCCATCACGGCAAACGCGGGCAACACCGATGGCAAAAACTCCGTCCCGCCCGCGCAAACCAACGGCACCGCCAGCATCAGCGCAACCGTGACCGGCGCCGGTTCGGGCACGACCGCAAGCAGCGCCCATGTTCCCGCACTAGGAGCTTTCACGCTCACGGCGAACGCAACCGGCTTCGCCCCTAACTCGTGGCAATGGTATCTCGACAACTTTGCCATCGCAGGCGCGACCTCTGAGACCTACGCCGTGACCAACGCGGATAAGGGAACGCACGCCGGAACGTATGCAGTGGCATTGACGGCCACCACGGGCGAAATCGTGACCTCCGGCGCGTTCACGGTGACGGTGGGCGAACTCGCCGCGCCAGTCATCACGACGCAACCCGCGTCAAAAACAATCAAAGTGGGCGACAGCACGACATTCACGGTCGCGGCAACAGGCGACAGCTTGACCTACCAGTGGAAGAAAAACGGAACGGATATTCCCGGCGCGACCAATGCAAACCTGGTGGTAACCAACGCCCAAAAATCCGACGCCGGCAGCTACACCGTTGTCGTTACCAATCCCGCCGGTTCCAAAACCAGCAACCCCGCCACGCTCACGGTCAACGACGCGAGCTCCGGCGGCGGTGGAGGCGGAGGTGGCGCGCCTTCGCTATTCCTTCTCCCCGCCATGCTACTGCTTCTGGCAGGGCGAAGCCTCCGGCAGCGCCGAACCTCATAA